From a region of the Fusarium verticillioides 7600 chromosome 9, whole genome shotgun sequence genome:
- a CDS encoding endo-1,3(4)-beta-glucanase, whose amino-acid sequence MFSPWILTVFTCLFAIAAAVTPPAYSGYTLVWQQGFEGQANTFPSTSTWNIIERVKNYNNEIQAYVKSTSVLRQTGKNTLQLIPQFSSKTKKWTSGRIESTYTLTPKLGKITRVESSLRLGGNSARSKQGIWPAFWLLGDAIRNGVEWPACGEVDIMENVNGQKIGYGAVHCDKAPGGICNEPNGIASNVQLPDSKYHVWRVQFDRRSSNLRSQSITWYLDGRVFHRVTGAQVNNTKVWKSLCHSPMFVIFNVAVGGDWPGVPNSSTKDGIGNHMEVEYVAHYVSN is encoded by the exons ATGTTCTCTCCTTGGATCCTCACCGTCTTCACATGTCTGTTCGCCATCGCAGCGGCAGTCACACCACCCGCCTACAGCGGCTACACGCTCGTCTGGCAGCAAGGCTTCgaaggccaagccaacacatTCCCCAGCACAAGCACATGGAACATCATCGAGCGCGTAAAGAACTACAACAACGAAATTCAAGCCTACGTGAAGAGCACAAGTGTTCTTCGACAAACTGGCAAAAACACGCTGCAGCTGATTCCCCAGTTCTCAAGCAAGACGAAAAAGTGGACGTCTGGTCGTATCGAGAGCACGTATACCCTTACGCCCAAGCTTGGAAAAATCACTAGAGTTGAATCGAGTTTGCGGCTGGGGGGTAATTCGGCGAGGAGCAAGCAGGGAATCTGGCCGGCTTTTTGGctccttggcgatgcgaTCCGAAATGGTGTTGAGTGGCCTGCTTGCGGAGAggttgatatcatggagaATGTCAACGGGCAGAAGATTGGCTATGGCGCTGTTCACTGTGACAAGGCACCGGGCGGAATCTGCAACGAGCCTAATGGTATCGCGTCGAATGTGCAGCTTCCTGATAGCAAGTATCATGTCTGGCGGGTCCAGTTTGATCGACGAAGCAGCAATCTGAGATCTCAGTCTATTACCTGGTATCTCGACGGACGGGTCTTTCATCGTGTTACAGGCGCTCAAGTCAACAATACCAAGGTCTGGAAGAGCCTTTGCCATAGTCCTATGtttgtcatcttcaacgtTGCCGTTGGTGGAGATTGG CCTGGCGTTCCTAACTCCAGTACCAAGGATGGAATTGGAAACCATATGGAGGTCGAATACGTCGCTCATTATGTTTCAAACTAG
- a CDS encoding oxidoreductase encodes MAPPRYGNEVVGPAPLLQPLDYVFAKRQAPNRFLKAAMSEKLATWDPKDVSARGYPTPELITLYRNWGAGGWGTILTSNVIIDGINLEAPGNLIIPADEPFEGRRFDGFKEMATEAKKNGSLLVAQVSHAGRQVEDWVNPHPISASDVQLVNSGMSGRTFAAPRPATKEDIANIINGFAHAAEFLDKAGFDGIELHGAHGYLLAQFLSPRTNKRTDEYGGSRENRMRIVLEVFAEIKRRVSPNFIVGIKANSVEYTPGGIDIEDVKAFAAALEKAEVDFIELSGGNYEKFAFAHEREENKKRENYFLVQAEEIVKVLKRDIKIFSTGGFKSIKAMVDSLQVIDGVGIGRASAQEPRFVEMLKKVSIPGTMEQRYDHDDVVKRLAAAGIQISQIANNLEPVDLSKQENADGLWNDVMQYFQQAAQDTEHKLYKWPALSQVAQPYGELDL; translated from the coding sequence ATGGCTCCTCCAAGATACGGAAACGAGGTCGTTGGCCCTGCGCCTCTATTGCAACCTCTCGACTATGTTTTCGCTAAGCGACAAGCGCCCAACCGCTTCCTCAAGGCAGCAATGtctgagaagcttgccacATGGGACCCCAAAGATGTATCTGCCCGAGGATATCCTACTCCAGAACTCATCACCCTCTATAGAAACTGGGGTGCTGGTGGCTGGGGCACCATTCTGACCAGCAACGTTATCATTGACGGTATCAACCTCGAAGCTCCCGGCAACCTCATCATTCCTGCCGATGAGCCCTTCGAGGGTCGTCGCTTTGACGGCTTTAAGGAGATGGCCactgaggccaagaagaacggcaGCCTTTTGGTCGCTCAGGTCTCTCATGCCGGTCGCCAAGTCGAGGATTGGGTTAACCCCCATCCCATTAGTGCCTCAGACGTCCAGCTCGTCAACTCTGGTATGTCTGGACGTACTTTCGCCGCTCCTCGACCCGCTACCAAGGAGGATATCGCCAACATCATAAACGGTTTCGCTCACGCCGCTGAGTTTCTTGACAAGGCTGGTTTCGACGGCATTGAGCTCCACGGCGCTCACGGCTATCTCTTGGCTCAATTTCTTTCCCCTCGCACCAACAAGCGAACCGATGAGTACGGCGGTAGCCGCGAGAACCGAATGCGCATTGTTCTCGAAGTTTTTGCTGAGATTAAGCGTCGCGTGAGCCCTAACTTCATCGTTGGTATCAAGGCCAACTCTGTTGAGTACACCCCTGGCGGTATTGATATCGAAGACGTCAAGGCCTTTGCTGCCGCTCTCGAGAAAGCCGAGGTTGATTTCATTGAGCTTTCTGGAGGAAACTACGAGAAGTTCGCCTTTGCTCACGAGCgggaagagaacaagaagcgagagaACTACTTCCTTGTTCAAGCCGAAGAGATCGTCAAGGTTTTGAAGCGCGATATCAAGATCTTTTCCACCGGAGGtttcaagagcatcaaggcgATGGTTGATTCTCTTCAGGTCATCGACGGTGTTGGTATCGGCCGCGCAAGTGCCCAAGAGCCTAGATTcgtcgagatgctcaagaaggTCTCAATTCCTGGAACAATGGAGCAAAGGTACGACCacgatgatgttgtcaagagGCTCGCTGCAGCTGGAATCCAAATCTCACAGATTGCCAATAACTTGGAGCCTGTGGATTTGAGTAAGCAGGAGAACGCTGATGGTCTGTGGAATGACGTTATGCAGTACTTCCAGCAGGCTGCTCAAGATACGGAGCATAAGCTGTACAAGTGGCCTGCTCTGTCGCAGGTAGCTCAACCGTATGGAGAGTTGGATTTATGA